In the genome of Montipora foliosa isolate CH-2021 chromosome 3, ASM3666993v2, whole genome shotgun sequence, one region contains:
- the LOC137995240 gene encoding uncharacterized protein has protein sequence MNDYIEKGYTVKLSEKEAASNVRLFKTWGVLFTCLNSRAVHLELASSLETDCFINVLRRFTKRRGTPKTIHSDNGTNLVGAAREIKEAIAAWNEKHIQDQLLQKGCQWVFQPPKASHASGVWERLIRSTRTVLRAILGNSLVDEEVIATVLTEVEAILNSRPLCAASDDPDDQDPLTPNHLLLQKAVHNLPPGSFVKEDLFSRKKWRQAQILADHFWKRWLKEYILSLQARQKWQKPHRNAEVGDLVLLVDDCLPRSQ, from the coding sequence ATGAATGACTACATTGAGAAAGGATATACTGTCAAGTTGTCTGAGAAGGAAGCAGCCTCTAACGTCCGCCTCTTCAAAACATGGGGCGTCTTGTTCACTTGTCTAAACTCTCGGGCCGTACACCTAGAATTGGCCTCGTCCTTGGAAACGGATTGTTTCATTAACGTGCTAAGGAGATTCACTAAAAGACGAGGTACACCCAAGACTATCCACTCCGATAATGGCACCAATTTGGTTGGAGCAGCAAGAGAAATTAAAGAGGCTATCGCTGCATGGAATGAGAAGCATATCCAAGACCAGCTGTTACAGAAAGGATGTCAGTGGGTTTTCCAACCACCCAAAGCCTCACATGCTAGTGGGGTCTGGGAGAGGCTAATCCGAAGCACTCGCACAGTCTTGCGAGCGATACTTGGAAACAGCTTAGTGGATGAGGAAGTCATCGCTACTGTCCTCACTGAAGTTGAAGCAATTCTTAATTCACGACCTCTTTGTGCTGCCTCGGATGACCCTGATGATCAGGACCCGTTGACACCCAACCATCTACTGTTGCAGAAAGCTGTCCACAACTTGCCACCTGGATCCTTTGTAAAGGAAGACTTATTCTCAAGAAAGAAATGGAGACAGGCACAGATTTTGGCTGATCACTTTTGGAAGAGATGGTTGAAGGAATACATCTTGTCCTTGCAGGCGAGACAAAAATGGCAGAAGCCGCACCGGAATGCGGAAGTCGGTGATTTAGTCCTACTTGTCGATGATTGCCTGCCAAGGAGCCAGTGA